The DNA sequence ATCTCACCGACCATCATCCGGAAGAACACGAAGCGGTCGGCCATCGAGACCACGTCGGTGTAGGTGAAGTCGGTCTCGAACTGGCCGTTGCCGTCCTCATGGTCGAAGGAGTAGACGTCCCAACCCAATTCGTTCATGGCGGTGACGATCTCGTCCACCACACCGAAGTTGTGCAACATGGTGCGCAGGTCGTAGCACGGCTTGTCGAGGTTGTCGTCCGGGCTGGCCGGAACCGGGCCGCCGGAACTGTCCGACAGCAGGAAGAACTCGGTCTCGATCCCCAGATTGAAGGTGTATCCGAGGGACTCGGCGTCGGAGGCGACCCGCTTGAGGATTTGCCTGCTGCACGCCTCGAATGGGGTGTCGCCGATCCACAGATCTCCGGGGAACCAGGCGATCTCGCGGTTGAACGGCATGATGATCGCTCTGCCGAGATCCGGGTGGGGCGCCACCTCGTCGTCGTTGACGTCCTGGGGTACGCCGTCGAGTGCGGCGCCGGTGAACATCTCCGAGCCGTACGCCGCCTGCCCCAGGTGCGCCAGCGGCACCATCTTCGACTTGGGCTTGCCGTGCATGTCGACGAAGCTGATCGCGGCGTACCGAACGCCTGCACTCGCCAACGTCTCGGCGACCTGATCAACCTCCGCGTGTTGCGGGTGGCCGTTGCGCGTGCTGGTCATGTGATTCCTTTCAGCGGTCGACGCAATGTCGGCGGCGGTGGAACTCCGACCGTAACGGCGGACTGTTGCCGGGGTGTTTCGGCGCAGTGAATGACCTATTGAAAATAAAGAATAACCTTCGAGATCTAGCAGCACTTTATCGCCGACCTGACGCCGATCATGTTTCAATAACGCATTGAAAAGACCGGATGGTGACGCCGGCGGGACGACACCGGCCGCGACAGCCGAGGCCGGTTACCGGCCCTGACCGCCGCGGCACGGTAGGAATGACGCATGATCGACATCACGCTGCTCGGCACCGGAAGCCCCATGGTCGACCCGAACCGGGCGGGCCCGTCCACCTTGGTCAAGGCCGGCAATGCGGTGTTCCTGGTGGACTGCGGACGGGGTGTACTGATGCGGGCCGCCGCCGCGGGCGTGGGCGCCGCCAACATCACCGCACTGCTGCTCACCCACCTGCACAGCGACCACATCACCGACCTGTCGGACATCATCACCACCCGGTGGGTCACCACGTTCGTCGCGACCCCGCTGCCGATCATCGGCCCGCCCGGAACCAAGGCCGTCGTCGAGGCGACGCTGGCGGCGCTGGCGCCCGACATCTCCTACCGCATCGGCCACCACGCCGATATCACCGAGCCGCCGTCAATCCAGGTGCACGAGTACACCGAAGGTCAGGTGTGGGATACCGACGGGGTACGCATCACCGTGGCGCCCACCGACCATCGTCCGGTGGAACCGACCATCGCCTTCCGCATCGAACATGACGGCACGTCGGTGGTATTGGCCGGCGACACGGTTCCCTGCGCCAGCCTCGACGAGTTGGCAAGCGGGGCAGGCGCGTTGGTGCACACCGTGATCCGCGCCGACCTGGTGCAGCAGCTGCCGGTCCAGCGGATCCGCGACATCCTCGACTATCACTCGTCGGTGGAACAGGCCGCCGCGACGGCGGCGCGCGCCGGGGTGGGCACACTCGTCCTCACCCACTACGTGCCGCCGCTGGTACCCGGGCAAGAGGATCAGTGGCGCGCCCTGGCCGCAGGCGAATTCAGCGGAACCGTGGAGATTGGCGACGACCTGCACCGCGTGTCGGTCGGCTAGATCTTTCCCGCCGGCGGGAACCAACACCGAAGTGTGGCCGACTAATGCGCCGTGACGACGACGGAGACTTCGAATCGACCGAAACGGCGTAGTGACGCCGCGGTGCTGCGCCGGATCTGGCGGCTGCACTTCTGGGTGGGGCTGTTCGCAGCGCCGGTCCTGGTAGTGCTGGCCTGCACCGGGCTGGTGATCCTCTACAGCCAGCCGCTCGACGCCGCACTGAACCGACATTTGTTCATCGTCGAGCAGGGGCCGCAGACCATCCCGCTCGATCAACAGGTGGCCACCGCCAAACAGCATGTCGGTTCCGACTTCTCGCTCGAAGCGGTCACCCCGCCGGACAACGGCCGCGGATCTACTCGGGTGGACTTCCTGGCCCCCAACACCGCCGGCTACCCGCAGGCCGAGACCAACGTGGTCCAGGTGTTCGTGAACCCCTACACCGGCGCCTACCTCGGTCAGCGCGATCAGCTGTCCGGCCTGGTCGGATGGGCCAACCAACTGCACCGGATGTTCGGCAACGACGGCCCGCATGTGCAGTTGCCGTCGTTGGGCCATCTGATCAACCCGTCGGCCTACCCCAACTCCACCATCCCGGTCGGGGTGGGCAATCTGTGGATCGAACTGACCGCCACCTGGATTCTGGTGTTGCTGGCCACCGGTATCTACCTGTGGTGGCCGCGGGCCATCGAGGCCGCCAAACCGCTGGTCAAAGTCCGGTGGCGCAAGGGCGGCCGGATCCGGTGGCGTGACGTCCATGCGCTGACCGGTGTGGTGATCGCGGTCATCCTGATCTGCTACATCGTCTCCGGAATGACCTGGACCCGCTACTGGGGCGAGAACTGGCGCACGGTCGTTGCCACCGTCACTCCATCCACCACGATCGACGCCCCGTCCACCGCGGCCACACTCGGCGACTACGACCGGCTGGGCCGGCGGATCGCCTGGGCCGCCACCGACGATCCGGTCTATGCATCGCAACCTGGCGGGACCGTCCCGGCGCGGCTGTCCTATGCCGACATCGACAAGATCGCCAAGGACGAGCACATGCTGCCCGGCTACGCGATCTTCCCGCCGTCGGACTCCACCACGGACGGCAAGACCGTCTACGGCAGCTACACGGTGGTCAACCGCTGGCCGCAGCGGGTCTCCGAACAGCGCACGCTGTACCTCAACCAGTTCACCGGAGCGACCATCACCAACGCCACCGCCGCCCAGGACGGCGCCCTGTCGCGGCTCACCAGTTTCGGGATCGCCATGCACATGGGTAACCAAATGGGTTGGCTCACCAGGATTTCAGCGACCGTCGCCTGCCTCGGCGTGCTGACCAGCGTGCTGACTGGACTGCTCATGTGGTGGAAGCGACGGCCGAAGGGCGGCACCGGTCTGCCCGCCCCGGTGAGCGAAGCCACCCGTGCCAACACGCCACGGGGCGCGATGACGGCGGCGACGATCGTTGCCGTCACCCTCGGTGTGCTCTACCCAGTGTTCGGGGTGTCCCTGCTGGTCGTCCTCGTGGTCGAGGCCGTCATCGCCGTGCGGCGTTCCCGGCAGCCGAAAGCCCCTGCGCCAGAGGACAGCACGGTTGACGACAACGAGGTGCCGGTCGGCGAACTCACGCCAGGCGGGTGATCTCCACCACGACGTCCAGATCGGTCGAGCCCTCGCCGGAGTAGATGCCCTTCAGCGGTGACACATCCGCATAGTCCCGACCGACACCGACACTGATGTACTGCTCGTTGATGTCGGTGTCGTTGGTGGGGTCGTAATTCCACCAGCTGCCCGTCCAGGCCTGGATCCAGGCGTGGCTCTGGCCGTCGACGGTGTCCCCGATGGCCGCCTTGCGGTTGGGATGCAGGTAGCCGGACACGTATCGAGCCGGAATCCCCATGCCGCGCAGCAGGATCAGGGTCAGGTGGGCGAAGTCCTGGCAGACACCCTTGCCTTCACGCAGCGCATCAAGGCCCGAGGAGTGCACACCGGTGGTGCCGGGCACGTACTTGAGTTCGCTGTGCGCCCACCTGGCCGCCGCCACCACGGCGTCGTTGGGCTCGTTCTCCTTCATGATGCGCCTGCCCACCCGCTCCAGCCGACGGCTGGCCGGGGTGTAGTGCGTCGGGGTGAGTACCTCGTCAAACCGGTCGCGGACCGCCTCGGAAGCCAGCTCCTCCCACGAGACCGACTCCTCCGGCGGTTCGCCCTTGTCGGTCTCGACCACCGAGGAGGACGTGACCTCCAGTTCGGTGTGCGGGGCGTGCAGGTCGAAAGCCGTTACGGCCGTTCCCCAATAGTCGACGTAGCGGTAGTTGCGGGTCGCGGGGATGGTCTCGACCCGGTTGAGGATCACGTTCTGCCGGGAGTCCGACCGAGGGGTGAGCCGGGCCTCGTTGTAGGAGGCGGTCACCGGGGACTTGTAGGCATAACCCGTCGCGTGCACCACGCGCATCCGCCACATTTAAATCTCACCTTCCTCGACGACCAACGCCCCGTTTCGCCCGGCATCCGACCACGCCACCCAGGGCGCGGAGTGGAAGTACTGCAGGGCCACGGCTTCTCCGACCTCCGCACAGGTCGTCTGCAGCGCGGCCAGCCGCTGTTCCAACGACTCCAGCAGTACACCGGGCCGGATGAACTCCAACTCACTGCGGGCACGACCCAGTAGGCGCTGCGCCTCGGCGGTGGCGCCGACCCGGTTGTGGGCGCGGTGCATCAGCTCGTCGAGGCTGTGCTCGGCGAGCTTGAGCGAATAGAAGATCGACCGCGGGAAAAGCCGGTCCAGCAACATGAATTCGACCACCCGGTTGGCGTCGAGCACGCCACGGTAGGTCCGCAGATAGGTGTCATGGGCACCGGCCGAACGCAGCACCGTGACCCACGCCGGTGACGAGGCGCTGTCACCGACGCGGGACAGCAGCAGCCGCACCGTCATGTCCACTCGTTCGATCGCCCGGCCCAGCACCAGGAACCGGTAACCGTCGTCGCGGGACAGCGTCGAGTCGGCCAGGCCGGCGAACATGGCCGCCCGCCCCTCGATGAACGCGAAGAACTCGTGCGGGCCGAGGCGTCGGGCGGCACGCTCTCGCTCGGCCAGGGCGTTGTAGGTGGTGTTCAGGCACTCCCACATGTCGGTGGAGGTGACTTCCCTTGCCGAGCGGGCGTTTTCACGTGCCGCGGAGATGGCGTCGACGATCGAGCAGCCGCTAGGCAGGCCGCGACTGAACGCCACCAGGTCGGTCAGCGACCACAGGTCGAGCTGGTGCTTGGGCGGTTCGATCCCCAGCACCTGCAGCAGTACCCGCGACGTCTGGTCGGGGTCGACGCTGGAATCCTCGAGCAGGGTGTGCACGGTGACATCGAGGATCCGGGCGGTGTCGTCGGCGCGCTCGACATAGCGCCCGATCCAGTACAGCGCCTCGGCGTTACGGGCGAGCATCAGTGCATCACTCCCTGCTGCTGTTGCTGCTGTTGGCTCTGTTGTTGCTGGCCGGATTGCTCGGGCGATTTCTCCGTCGCCGGCGCCTTGGCCGTCTTGGTCACCTTGCGCACGATCTCCGCGCCCACCAGTTCGCGCGCCGCCACCGACGTCCGCGACGCCAGGACCCAGGTGTCTTTGGAACCACCGCCCTGGCTGGAGTTCACCACCAGTGAGCCTTCGGGAAGCGCCACGCGGGTCAGCCCGCCCGGCAGCACCCAGACGTCCTCACCGTCGTTGACGGCGAACGGCCGCAGGTCGACATGGCGGGGCGCCAGGGTGTCCCCGACCTTGGTCGGTACCGTCGAGAGCTGAACCACCGGCTGGGCGATCCAGCCGCGGGGATCGGAAATGACTTTCTTGCGAATGGTGGCCAGTTCCTTCTCAGAGGCCTCCGGCCCGAAGACGATGCCGTACCCGCCGGAGCCCTCGACCGGTTTGATCACCAGCTCGTCGATGCGGTCGAGGACCTCCTCGCGCTCGTTGTCCAGCCAGCACCGGTAGGTGTCGACGTTGGCCAGCAGCGGCTTCTCCCCGAGGTAGTACTCGATGATGGTCGGCACGTAGGTGTAGACCAGCTTGTCGTCGCCGACCCCGTTGCCCACGGCGCTGGAGATGACGACGTTGCCCGCCCGGGCGGCGTTGAGCAGGCCCGCGACCCCGAGCACCGAGTCGGGCCGAAACTGCATCGGGTCCAGGAAGTCGTCGTCGATGCGGCGGTAGATCACGTCGACCTGCCGCTCCCCCTCGGTGGTGCGCATGTAGACGGTGTTGTCGCGGCAGAACAGGTCACGGCCCTCGACCAGTTCGACGCCCATCTGGCGGGCCAGCAGCGAGTGCTCGAAGTAGGCGGAGTTGAACGGGCCGGGGGTGAGCACGACGACCGTGGGGTCGGCCTCGTTGGTGGCGGCGGCGTTGCGCAGTGCCCGCAGCAGGTGCGAGGAGTAGTCACCGACGGCCCGCACCCGGTGGGTGGCGAACAGGTTCGGGAAGACCCGGGCCATGGTCCGCCGGTTCTCCATCACGTACGAGACGCCCGACGGTGAGCGCAGATTGTCCTCGAGCACCCGGAAGGTGCCCTGGGCGTCGCGGACCAGGTCGATGCCGGCGACGTGGATGCGCACGCCGTTGGGCGGGTTGATCCCGGCGGCCTGCCGGTGGAAGTGCTCGCACGACGTGACCAGCCGGCGCGGAATCACCCCGTCGCGCAGGATCTCCTGATCGCCGTAGATGTCGTCGAGGTACATCTCGAGGGCTTTGACCCGCTGGGTGATGCCGCGTTCGAGCCGCGACCATTCAGCGGCCGAGATGACCCGCGGCACCAGGTCCAGCGGGAAGGGCCGCTCCTGGCCGGACAGCGAGAAGGTGATGCCCTGGTCGATGAAGGCGCGGCCCAGGGCCTCGGCCCGGGCTTCGAGCTCCTCGTCATCGGACGGGGCGAGCTCGGCGAAGATGCCCTTATAGGGTCCCCGCACATTGCCCTGCGCGTCGAACATCTCGTCGAACGCCTTCGCATACGAGCCCATCTTGTTGTAACCACCGAAGATGTGGTCGTGATGGCGCGGCTGGCGAGAACCGTTGCGCGACGAGCGGCTGGATTCGGAGGGCAGGGTGCGAAGGCTCACCCGTCACATGCTGCACCAAGTTGGCCATTTCGGCAGGCCACTGCAGTCCCTTTTGGGCGATTGTGCCCCACACTGGTACCCTGAACAGTCGCTGCCCGAGGGCCCGACCGGCCCCGGCAAGACTGACAACCCCAGCTTGAGAACGAAGAGGATATTCACGCGTGGCTAACATCAAGTCGCAGGAGAAGCGGATCCGCACCAACGAGCGCCGCCGCCAGCGGAACAAGTCGGTGAAGAGCTCGCTCCACACGGCTGTCCGCGCATTCCGCTCGGCCGCTGCCGAAGGCGACAAGGACAAGGCCGGCGAGCTGCTGCTGTCGACCAGCCGCAAGCTGGACAAGGCCGCCAGCAAGGGCGTGATCCACAAGAACCAGGCCGCCAACAAGAAGTCGGCGCTCGCCCAGGCCTTCAACAAGATCTGATTCGACGGTAACTCAGCACTGACCCGACCTCGGGTCAGTCGCCGTCAGTCCCGGCCGCTTCCCGCGGCCAGGTGCGCCACCTTGCGCACCGCATCTTCCAACACATAGTCGGCGTCGGCTGCTACGCCCTTGACGTCGGCGTTCAACGCCGCCACCAGGCGGATCGCGGTGGCGATCCGGTCCCGTGACCAGCGCCGGGATTGTTTCTGCGCCTTCTGGATGCGCCACGGCGGCATACCGAGTTCGGAGGCCAGCCGGTAGGGGTCACCCGTGAGCGGGCCGACCCTGGCGATGGTGTGGACGGCCTCGGCCAGGGCGTCCGCCAGTACGACGTGCGGCATACCGCGCAGCATGGCCCAGCGCAGGGCCTCGGTGGATCCGGCGATGTCACCGGTGACCGCCTTGTCGGCGATGTCAAAGCCGGAGACCTCCGCTTTACCGCTGTGATACCGCCGCACCGCCGCGACGTCCACCTGTCCCCCGGTGTCGGCGACCAACTGTGAGCACGCCGAGGCCAATTCCCGGATATCGGAGCCGACTGCGTCGAGCAGGGCCGCCAGTGTGTCGTCGTCGACCTTCACCTTCAGCGCACGGAACTCGGCGCGCACGAAATCCGAGCGCTCGGCGGCCTTGGTGATCTTGGCGCAGGAATGGACCTGGGCGCCCAGCTTCTTGAGCTGATCGGCCAGCGCCTTGGCCCGACCACCACCGGTGTGCACGACGACCAGCACGGTGCCGGGCGGCAGATCGGCGGCCGCCGACCCGATCAGGTCGACGGCCTCCTTGCCAGCCTCGGCGGCCGATTCCAGGACCACGACACGCTCGTCGGCGAACAGTGACGGACTGAGCAGTTCGGCCAGTTCATTGGTGGACACCTCACCGGCACGCATCCGGTTGACCGGGATGTCGTCGGTACCCGCGGCAGCGCGTGCGGCTCGCAGCACCTGGCTGATGGCGCGGTCGACCAGCAACTCCTCATCGCCCAGGATCAGATGCAGGCCGGCCACCGTCGCGCTCACGCCCCGATCGTTTCATGCCGGCCCGACAGTGCCGAATCACCACCGCCGGATCACCACCGCCGGATCCACCACCACAAGCCCGCACCGGCGGCCGTGACCCCACCGACGGTCGCGGCCCCGGCCGGTCCGGAGGGCACCGAGAGCGCCGCACCGGGCAGCGCGTCGGCCCAGTGCGCGACGTGCAGCAGCCACCACAGTTCCGGCCCGGTGAACCGGATCAGCAGGCCGGCTCCCGGCGGCCACAGCGGGCATAGGGCCGCGGCGGCGGTCCCGAGCACAGTGATGGGCGGAATAGCCACGGCGACAGCCAGATTCGCCAGCACCGCGACCAGACTGAAGCGCCCGGAGATCGCCGCCACCAACGGTGCGGTGACCAGCTGAGCCGCCAGCGCGATACTCACCGCGTCAGCCAGCGGGACCGGCCAGCCGCGAGCGACCAGCCGGGCCGACCACACCGGGGCCAGGATCACCAGCGCTGCCGTCGCCGACACCGATAGCGCGAATCCGACGTCGACCGCCAACTGCGGGGCGAACACGAGCAGCGCCAGCACAGCCGCTGACAGGGCGGGGATCGCCTGGCGGCGGCGCCCGCACAGCACCGCCAGCAGTGCCAGTGCACCCATCACCGCGGCGCGCAACACGCTGGCCCCGGGTTGGACCACCACGACGAATGCCGCCAGCGCCACTGCGGCCAGCGCGACCGCCGGCCGCGGGCCGATCCAGCGGGCACACCATAGGACGGTGCCGCACACGATCGTCACGTTGGCACCGGAAACCGCGGTCAGATGGGTCAGCCCGGCTGTGCGGAACTCGGCGGTAGTGGTAGTGGTGATCGACGACGTATCACCAAGGACGAGCCCGGGCAGAATCGCCGCTTGGTCGACGGGCAGCACCTTGCGTGCCGCCGCGGCGAAGCGGGAGCGCACCACCTGTGCGGCGCGCTGGATCCGCGAAGCGTCGCCGAAAACGGGTTCGCCGCTGACGTTCAGGACCGCGACGGTCAGGTCCCGGCGACTGGGCCTGCTGATCCGGGCCCGGAACCGTACCGGCTGACCAGCCGACAACTCCGCAAACCCGAGCACCGGGGCGAAAACCACTACCCTGCCCGATGATTCGGTGATGTCGAGCAGCTCGATGTTGGCCGGGAACATCAGCCTTCCATTGCCCAGCGACCGGGGGCTCTCGGTGAGGGTCACGGTCAGCGAGGAGGTGGTGCCGAATTGATGGCTGAGCGGATGCTCGCGCACCGCGTCGCTGCGCAACGCCACCGCGGCCGCGAACCCGGCACCGAGCACAGCGGTGCCCGCCACCGCGGCTGCCGAGATTCCGATCACCGTGCCGCCGCGGCGCCACCCCGTCACCGCCGCGATGATGGCCACCACCAGGCATCCGGCCGCGAGCGGGATGCCCACCGGCCAGAGGATGCCGGCAGCGGTCACCGCCCAGGCCGCGAGCGCGGCAGGAACCAATCGCACGTCCAGTCTGGTGACCGCCTCGGCGTCCACGCGATCAGACCTTGACCAGGCTCCGCAGCTTCTCCAGCCGCGCGGTGCCGATGCCGTCGACCTCGCCGAGTTGGTCGACGCTGGTGAACTTTCCGTTGGTCTCCCGCCACGCGACGATCGCCGCGGCGGTCACCGGCCCGACGCCGGGAAGGGCGTCGAGCTGGTCGGCGGTGGCCGTGTTGAGGTCCACCGGCGCCGATGGTGCCGGACCGGCGGGCGTGGCCCCACCGGCGGCCGTGGCCGGCGTCGCGGGCGCCCCGCCACTCACCGAGCTACCCAACGCGGCAGGCTGGCCGGCCGGCATCGTGATCCCGACGACCACCTGTTCACCGTCGGTGAGGTGGCGGGCCATGTTGAGGCCGAGCAGGTCTGCGCCCGCCAGCGCGCCGCCTGCCGCCGAGACGGCGTCGGCGATGCGCGCGTCAGGAGCCAATGTGACCAGCCCGGGTTTGGTGACCAGTCCCACGACACTGACCACCACGGGGTGGTCGGCGGCGGCCGAGGCGCGGGGGGCGGCCGAGGACACCATCTCCACCGGCGGGAGCTTCGCCGACATCACCGGAGTGCTGTCGTCGCGCATCAGCGTGACGACCGTGACGAGCACGGCGATCAGCGCCACGAGCCCCATGGCCACGGCACCGGACCGGCCGGGATCGGCCCGGATGGCGGCCAGCATCCGCTGGCCGCGTTGCGGCCGGCCGGCCGGAATCCAGCTGGGCAACTCCCCGGCCTCGTCGTCGGTGTCCTGGTCCGCATCGGCGTCCCGGTCGGCCACCCCCAGACGGCGATGCAGGCTGGTCGCCGGTGATTCAGATCCCATGCCGTGACGGTAGGGCCGGCCCCCGACCGGACCGGGCCGCCGCCAGGGCCGACTGCGGCCGGCTGTGGATGAATCCCAGAGTGTGCACAACGTCCGCCACCCATGGTGTACAAAGCGACGAGAGTGTCTACTGACGTCCCAGGAGGTTGCCCGATGACCGCACCCGCCGACCGGCCGATCCGGGTGATCCAGTGGACCACCGGCAACATCGGCCGCCGGTCACTGCACGCCATCATCGGCCGTCCGGATATGGAACTGGTGGGGGTGTATGCGCACGGCGCCGACAAGGTCGGCGTGGACGCCGCCGAACTGTCCGGCTGGCCGGAACCGACCGGCATCACGGCCACTAACGACATCGACGCGCTGCTGGCCGCCAAGCCGGATGCCTGCTGCTACAACCCACTGTGGCCCAGCGTCAACGAACTGGTGCGGCTCCTGGAAGCCGGGGTAAACGTGTGCGCATCGGCCGCCTGGATCACCGGCGGCAAGCAGACTCCCGAGGACCTCGATCGCATCCAGAAGGCCTGCGAAAAGGGCGAGTCGACCATCTTCGGCAGCGGGGCGCACCCGGGGATGACCAACATGGTGGGGATGGTGCTCTCCGGCGCGTGTGAGCGGGTCGACGAGATCCGCATCACCGAATCGGTGGACTGCTCGACCTACGAATCCGCGGGCACCCAGACCGCCATGGGCTTCGGCTGCGACCCCGACACCCCGGGCCTGGCCGAGAGCGTGCGGCGCGAGAGCGAAGTGTTCGCCGAGTCGGCGGCCATGATGGCCGACGCGATCGGCGCCGACCTGGATCGGATGACGTTCGACGTGACCTTCACCCCGGCCACCGGCGACTCCGACCTGGGATTCATGACCATCCCGGAGGGCACCGTGGGCGGGGTGCACGGGTACCACCGTGGCTGGGTGGGCGACCGCAATGTGGTCAGCGTCGGATTCAACTGGATCATGGGCAGCCATGTCACACCGCCCAAGCCGCTCGAACACGGGCACGTCATCCAGGTGTTCGGGGTGCCCAACATGCGCACGGTGCTGCACTGTCTGCCGCCCAAGGGCTGGCCGGAGGACGGTTTCATGGGGCTGGGGATGATCTACACGGCGATGCCGGTGACCAATGCGGTGCCCGCGGTGGTTGCCGCCCGACCGGGTATCGTGACGCTGGCCGACCTGCCGCCGGTGACCGGGCGCTTCGCCGCCAGCTGAGGCTCAGAGACGCGGTTCGTCCACGGCGGCAACAACTCCCACCGCACCGCTGCCCACGTGCACACCCAGCACCGGGCCGAGGTCGGAGATGACGGCAGGCCCGCATCCGGGTAACGCCGCAGCAAGCGTCGCGGCGATGTCGGCCGCGACATCCGGGTTTTCGATGTGATGCACAGCCAGCCGGGCCCGCCGCTCCCCCACCACTGAGAGCACCTGTTCGACCATCGCGGCGATGGCCTTGGACGCGGTTCGCACCCGGGCGGCGAGGACCAGCTGGCCGTTGTCGTCGATGCGCAACAGAGGTTTGAGCGACAGCGCGGTGCCCAGCCAGGAGGCCGCGGTGCCGATCCGGCCGCTACGGCGCAGGTTGTCCAGCCGATGCACCACGATGAAGCCGTGCACTCGTCCGGCCGTCGACTCCGCCTGGGCCGCAACGGCTTCGAGATCCGACCCGGAGCGCGCCGCGCCGGCTGCGGCCAGTGCGACGAATCCGGTGCCCATGGCCGCCGACTTGGAGTCCACGACCCGCACCGCGCCACCGAACTCACCGGCGGCGTACTCGGCAGCGCCCAGTGTGCTCGACAGCGCCCCGGAAAGGTGCACGGCCACCACGCCGTCGCCATTGCTGTCGTGCAGCGCACGGCGGTAGGCCACAGCCAGTTCCGCAGGTGTGGCGCCCGCGGTGGACACCTGCCCGCGGTGGTAGAGGTCGGCGGGAATCGCGTCGACGCCATCGCGCAGGTCCTGTCCGTCGACCAGGATATGCAGCGGCACAACGTGAATCCCGGACTCCGCGACGCCCTCGGCCGCCAGCCCGGCCGAGGAGTCTGTCACCACGACGACGGCCATGGTTCAGTCGAGCGGATTCTCGGGTGGCACACCCGCGAGCGCGAGCGCCTTGAGCATCAGTTCGGCGACCGCCTGGTGTGCCTCGAAGTTCCAGTGGATGCCATCCGGATTGCCTCGCCCGGCCAGCACCTCGTCGGCCACCGCCTCTTTGAGGTCCACCAGCGGGATGTGGTGTTCGTCGGCCCATTCGGTGATGGCCGAGACAGTGCCGCTGCGCCCGTGGTGGGCGTGGCCGTAGGTGTCGGCGGTGTGCACCGACGGCAGCGAGGCGACAACCGGTATCCCCGGGCGGTTGAAGTCGATTGCAGCCCGGGTCATTTCGAGATATTCGACAGTCAGGTGTGGAGGCAGCGCGGAACGCGAGATCGGCGACAGCCGGGGCTGCGCCCAACCGTACCCATCGCGCACCCAGCGGCGCAGGCTCGCGGGGCGCACATACCGGATGAGTTCACGCAACGCCGTCGGCAGCGGCGAGGGAAGCGAATCCATGCCGCTGGTCGCAAAGATCACCGCGCCGGCGCGCGGCAGTGCGGCCCAGGCGCGCGGATCCTGGGTGGCCGCCCACCAGACGTCACGCGAGGTCCACCCGATGCGCCCGATCAGCTCCAGATCCCAATCCAGATGGCGGGCAACGATAGTGGGCCAGATCCGGGGGTCGTCGGCGGGAAGCCCGCCCTGCGGTCCGTAGTAGGACAGCGAATCGCAGAACACCAGCAGGGTCCGGCGGGCTGGGTCAGAGGACATCGTTGGCCACCTGGGCCGAGGCATTCCACACGTCGAGCCGCCAGCGGATGTCGGCGAACGGCGCCCCCTCGGGGCTGTGCCCGGACAGCTGCGCCCAACTGGCATTGCCCATGCCGCCGAGCACCGGCCAGCTGTCCACCGGGAGGTCCAGCAGGGCCGCGCACAACGCCGCGATCAGTCCGCCGTGGGCCACCAGAACCACCGGCCTGTCCGGCTCGTCGCGTCCCCACTCTGGTTCAGCCGCAACCAGTTCGGCTACCAACGGCACACTGCGATCGGCCACGTCGATGCGGCTCTCGCCGCCGTGCGGGGCCCATGCGGCATCGTCACGCCAGGCGATCCGGGCACCCGGGGCGGCAGCGTCGACCTCGTGGTGGGTCAGGCCCTGCCAGTCACCGAGATGGGTTTCCCGCAGCCGGGTGTCGACATGCACCGGCAGCGCGGTGCGCTCGTGCAGCGCCACCGCGGTGTCGTAGGCGCGGCGCAGA is a window from the Mycolicibacterium anyangense genome containing:
- the octT gene encoding diglucosylglycerate octanoyltransferase; the protein is MSSDPARRTLLVFCDSLSYYGPQGGLPADDPRIWPTIVARHLDWDLELIGRIGWTSRDVWWAATQDPRAWAALPRAGAVIFATSGMDSLPSPLPTALRELIRYVRPASLRRWVRDGYGWAQPRLSPISRSALPPHLTVEYLEMTRAAIDFNRPGIPVVASLPSVHTADTYGHAHHGRSGTVSAITEWADEHHIPLVDLKEAVADEVLAGRGNPDGIHWNFEAHQAVAELMLKALALAGVPPENPLD
- the gpgP gene encoding glucosyl-3-phosphoglycerate phosphatase — translated: MRIRRLVMLRHGQTEYNAGSRMQGQLDTDLTDLGRAQAVAAAEVLAKRQPLLIVSSDLRRAYDTAVALHERTALPVHVDTRLRETHLGDWQGLTHHEVDAAAPGARIAWRDDAAWAPHGGESRIDVADRSVPLVAELVAAEPEWGRDEPDRPVVLVAHGGLIAALCAALLDLPVDSWPVLGGMGNASWAQLSGHSPEGAPFADIRWRLDVWNASAQVANDVL